Proteins encoded within one genomic window of Brachybacterium sp. P6-10-X1:
- a CDS encoding phosphotransferase — translation MDEPSSPVPSTSAIDDPAIDTATIDVTALPPLEELLGALTDQLAAWMPTQRWYARKGTGTPAVSIRGWAPLRVADDHISVLVVLAAAVPGSGPGDAAVPTLYQVPLVLRRPDAPAGGREEGSEVGVLAVPGGPLRADDATLDADGRAALIATLVSGDGALGPSLALASHRTTPDGPLPLGRAMRSRPLDGEQSNSSMIIETEGASPLILKVFRVLQHGQNPDVVLQGALTAAGSTRVPPLVGSATVRVGEVRTQSLLAQEFLPDVEDAWHTALRRALVGEDFTGPARELGSAVAEVHRDLAAALGTVPADAVPIAEMIDQMRGRLAEVAAEVPRVAAHRATLEALYAAAAEMPWPPLQRIHGDLHLGQVLRAPDRGWVLLDFEGEPLRPLAQRSRPDSPVRDVAGMLRSLDYVSGAVAHEHSRDAAAWTAASRSAFLAGYGALSGQRTEARVLAAFEADKAVYEALYEARNRPDWLPIPLAALERISSAAAEAGSAG, via the coding sequence ATGGACGAGCCGAGCTCACCGGTCCCCTCCACCTCCGCGATCGACGACCCTGCGATCGACACCGCCACGATCGACGTCACCGCCCTGCCGCCCCTGGAGGAGCTGCTCGGCGCACTCACCGATCAGTTGGCGGCCTGGATGCCGACCCAGCGCTGGTACGCCCGCAAGGGCACCGGGACCCCCGCCGTCTCGATCCGAGGCTGGGCACCTCTGCGGGTGGCCGACGACCATATCTCCGTCCTCGTCGTCCTCGCCGCGGCCGTGCCGGGGTCCGGCCCCGGGGACGCCGCCGTCCCCACGCTCTATCAGGTGCCGCTGGTGCTGCGTCGCCCGGACGCTCCTGCCGGGGGTCGTGAGGAGGGCTCGGAGGTCGGTGTGCTGGCGGTCCCGGGCGGGCCCCTGCGCGCGGACGACGCCACCCTCGACGCCGACGGGAGAGCGGCGCTGATCGCCACCCTCGTCTCCGGGGACGGAGCGCTCGGTCCGTCCCTCGCCCTGGCCTCCCATCGGACCACCCCGGACGGCCCGCTCCCGCTGGGTCGTGCGATGCGCAGCCGCCCGCTCGACGGCGAGCAGTCCAACTCCTCGATGATCATCGAGACCGAGGGCGCCTCTCCGCTGATCCTGAAGGTGTTCCGGGTGCTCCAGCACGGGCAGAACCCCGACGTCGTGCTGCAGGGCGCGCTCACCGCCGCGGGCAGCACCCGGGTCCCGCCGCTGGTCGGGTCGGCGACCGTCCGGGTCGGCGAGGTGCGCACCCAGTCGCTGCTGGCCCAGGAGTTCCTGCCCGATGTCGAGGATGCCTGGCACACCGCGCTGCGTCGCGCCCTCGTCGGCGAGGACTTCACCGGGCCGGCCCGGGAGCTCGGCTCCGCCGTCGCCGAGGTCCATCGCGATCTCGCCGCCGCCCTGGGGACCGTCCCCGCCGACGCCGTCCCGATCGCCGAGATGATCGATCAGATGCGCGGCCGCCTCGCGGAGGTCGCGGCGGAGGTCCCCCGGGTCGCCGCACACCGGGCGACGCTCGAGGCGCTGTACGCGGCCGCCGCAGAGATGCCGTGGCCTCCCCTGCAGCGCATCCACGGTGATCTGCACCTGGGGCAGGTGCTGCGGGCCCCGGACCGCGGCTGGGTCCTGCTGGACTTCGAGGGCGAGCCGCTGCGCCCGCTCGCCCAGCGGTCCCGCCCGGACTCCCCCGTGCGGGACGTCGCCGGCATGCTGCGCAGTCTGGACTACGTCTCCGGGGCGGTCGCCCATGAGCACTCCCGGGATGCCGCGGCATGGACCGCCGCCTCCCGTTCGGCCTTCCTGGCCGGATACGGAGCGCTGAGCGGACAGCGGACCGAAGCGCGGGTGCTCGCCGCCTTCGAAGCCGACAAGGCCGTCTACGAGGCGCTGTACGAGGCGCGCAATCGGCCGGACTGGCTGCCGATCCCGCTGGCCGCCCTGGAGCGGATCAGCTCAGCCGCCGCGGAGGCGGGGTCAGCGGGCTGA
- a CDS encoding ATP-binding protein, which yields MTSATDTAQDGLDLPGMPEADETAQSAPRDPDHPHPGQWRLTAVQVSNWGTFHGTHDLPISPKGYFLTGGPGTGKSTLLDAISALLTPPRSLQFNAAASDAGPARSKYRRTVASYVRGAWAMHYDQATGEFSQEVLREKTTLSVLTLRYGDGMGGTVQLSRLLLLHAGHSSDSDVKSLYVISRTPLDVTDLRQFVSSQIEGKALEAAHPGTDTFRQFREYRAAFCQLLGIPDEKALGLLHKIQSAKELGDVNALLRDYMLDAPRTFELADQALANFQNLSEVYEALVTAREQRDLLRGLRGNHEDWSAMRERGGALVDRRADIDVYAAQHLVRLLGEETERLQLERDSLGAQQRRLTQDVAEARSDLTQLKEQRKRAGGGEIDDWKQQIAGLEVERDRRRERGTEFAAQLATVELRTPAGEDLFLALQREVEALRESLETEEKGADAARWEAEARVRELSATLESTREELASLTARASNLHSEDVALRDHIAAEVGIAPTELPFAAELLQVRTGEEEWTAAAEQALRGLARSILVPDRVYREVAAVIDRTKLRRRISYNRVNTDLRRPAKSIDERSLAAKLDVKDGEFHVWLSHEIASRMDYTCAESLEEFTRLNRAVLRSGQIKHSASRHEKNADRRINDRSQWVLGFDNRAKRAVFEAERTRAEQELFEAQARRKDVETEREQRRERLYALQSISAVEWDDIDAASVARRIANLGDMVRAAEDGSAALSELARQIDEVERSIADSDEELLEVVRTAGKLGEQTERAEERLAEARERVAESSLDPEVEAELAERFRAIAPSLVIGNIDQVTKDASATLDAELMALTRRTSRAEEDMRTAMREFSRRWPAQAGDTAPTLEGVDDFLAILQRIEEEKLPEVEDRFFEFFTGNTLGDVQALATAIAREPAEIRKRLQRINALLAQVEFHSGRYLQLSMRPVHLAALDEFKRALEDAVADTALNDISRDRDLAEERFLSLRHLMDMISAARTREDQVSRVILDVRRHVHFHAEEVDAEGTVVHAHESGGPLSGGQNERLATFCLAAALRYQLAGTGAEVPRYAPIIIDEAFSKGAGKFITAAMESFRHFGFQVILANPGKNPQALAPFIGGVGVVSIRQDRYSSVAPVQFVPTEE from the coding sequence GTGACTTCCGCGACCGACACCGCCCAGGACGGCCTCGACCTGCCGGGCATGCCCGAGGCCGACGAGACCGCGCAGAGCGCCCCGCGCGACCCCGATCATCCGCATCCGGGGCAGTGGCGCCTGACCGCGGTCCAGGTCTCGAACTGGGGGACCTTCCACGGCACCCACGACCTGCCGATCTCGCCCAAGGGGTACTTCCTCACCGGCGGGCCCGGCACGGGCAAGTCGACCCTGCTGGACGCGATCAGCGCCCTGCTCACCCCGCCGCGCTCGCTGCAGTTCAACGCCGCGGCCTCCGACGCGGGCCCGGCGCGCTCGAAGTACCGCCGCACCGTGGCCAGCTACGTGCGCGGCGCCTGGGCGATGCACTACGACCAGGCCACCGGCGAGTTCAGCCAGGAGGTGCTGCGGGAGAAGACGACTCTGTCGGTGCTCACGCTGCGTTACGGCGACGGGATGGGCGGCACCGTCCAGCTCTCGAGGCTGCTCCTGCTGCATGCGGGCCACAGCTCCGACTCCGACGTCAAGAGCCTGTACGTCATCTCCCGCACGCCGCTGGACGTCACCGACCTGCGCCAGTTCGTCTCCTCCCAGATCGAGGGCAAGGCGCTCGAGGCCGCCCACCCCGGCACCGACACCTTCCGCCAGTTCCGCGAGTACCGGGCCGCCTTCTGCCAGCTGCTGGGCATCCCGGACGAGAAGGCGCTGGGGCTGCTGCACAAGATCCAGTCCGCCAAGGAGCTCGGCGACGTCAACGCCCTGCTGCGCGACTACATGCTCGATGCGCCCCGTACCTTCGAGCTCGCCGACCAGGCGCTGGCGAACTTCCAGAACCTCTCCGAGGTGTACGAGGCGCTGGTCACCGCCCGCGAGCAGCGGGACCTGCTGCGCGGCCTGCGCGGCAACCATGAGGACTGGTCCGCCATGCGCGAGCGCGGCGGGGCGCTGGTGGACCGTCGGGCCGACATCGACGTGTACGCCGCTCAGCACCTGGTGCGCCTGCTGGGTGAGGAGACCGAGCGTCTCCAGCTGGAGCGCGACAGCCTCGGCGCCCAGCAGCGCCGCCTGACCCAGGACGTCGCCGAGGCCCGCTCGGACCTCACTCAGCTCAAGGAGCAGCGCAAGCGGGCCGGCGGCGGCGAGATCGACGACTGGAAGCAGCAGATCGCCGGCCTCGAGGTCGAGCGCGACCGTCGTCGCGAGCGCGGCACCGAGTTCGCGGCGCAGCTGGCCACGGTCGAGTTGCGCACCCCCGCCGGGGAGGACCTCTTCCTCGCCCTGCAGCGCGAGGTCGAGGCCCTGCGCGAGTCCCTCGAGACCGAGGAGAAGGGGGCGGACGCCGCCCGCTGGGAGGCGGAGGCGCGGGTCCGGGAGCTGTCCGCCACCCTCGAGAGCACCCGGGAGGAGCTGGCCTCGCTCACCGCCCGCGCCTCGAACCTGCATTCCGAGGACGTCGCCCTGCGCGATCACATCGCCGCCGAGGTGGGGATCGCCCCCACCGAGCTGCCCTTCGCCGCCGAACTCCTGCAGGTGCGCACGGGCGAGGAGGAATGGACCGCCGCCGCCGAGCAGGCGCTGCGCGGCCTGGCCCGCTCGATCCTGGTGCCGGACCGCGTCTACCGGGAGGTCGCCGCGGTCATCGACCGCACCAAGCTGCGCCGTCGCATCTCCTACAACCGGGTCAACACCGACCTGCGCCGCCCCGCGAAGTCGATCGACGAGCGGTCCCTGGCCGCCAAGCTCGACGTCAAGGACGGCGAGTTCCACGTCTGGCTCAGCCATGAGATCGCTTCCCGCATGGACTACACCTGTGCGGAGTCCCTCGAGGAGTTCACGCGGCTGAACCGGGCGGTGCTGCGGTCGGGCCAGATCAAGCACTCCGCCAGCCGCCACGAGAAGAATGCCGACCGCCGCATCAACGACCGCTCGCAGTGGGTGCTCGGCTTCGACAACCGGGCCAAGCGCGCCGTGTTCGAGGCCGAGCGCACCCGCGCCGAGCAGGAGCTGTTCGAGGCGCAGGCGCGCCGCAAGGACGTCGAGACCGAGCGCGAGCAGCGCCGGGAGCGGCTCTACGCCCTGCAGTCGATCAGCGCGGTCGAGTGGGACGACATCGACGCCGCCTCGGTCGCGCGTCGGATCGCGAACCTGGGCGACATGGTGCGTGCCGCCGAGGACGGCTCCGCCGCGCTCAGCGAGCTGGCCCGGCAGATCGACGAGGTCGAGCGCTCCATCGCCGACTCCGACGAGGAGCTGCTGGAGGTGGTGCGCACGGCCGGCAAGCTCGGCGAGCAGACCGAGCGGGCCGAGGAGCGCCTGGCCGAGGCCCGCGAACGGGTCGCCGAGTCCAGTCTGGACCCCGAGGTCGAGGCCGAGCTCGCCGAGCGCTTCCGGGCGATCGCCCCGTCCCTGGTGATCGGCAACATCGACCAGGTCACCAAGGACGCCTCGGCCACGCTGGACGCCGAGCTGATGGCGCTGACCCGCCGCACCTCCCGCGCGGAGGAGGACATGCGCACCGCCATGCGGGAGTTCTCCCGTCGCTGGCCCGCGCAGGCCGGGGACACCGCCCCGACCCTCGAGGGGGTCGACGACTTCCTGGCGATCCTGCAGCGGATCGAGGAGGAGAAGCTGCCCGAGGTCGAGGACCGCTTCTTCGAGTTCTTCACCGGCAACACCCTCGGCGACGTGCAGGCCCTGGCCACCGCGATCGCCCGGGAGCCCGCGGAGATCCGCAAACGCCTCCAGCGCATCAACGCGCTGCTCGCCCAGGTCGAGTTCCACTCCGGCCGCTATCTCCAGCTGTCGATGCGACCGGTGCACCTGGCGGCGCTGGACGAGTTCAAGAGGGCGCTCGAGGACGCCGTCGCGGACACCGCGCTGAACGACATCAGCCGGGACCGGGACCTGGCCGAGGAGCGCTTCTTGTCCCTGCGCCACCTGATGGACATGATCAGCGCGGCCCGCACTCGCGAGGACCAGGTCTCCCGGGTGATCCTCGATGTGCGTCGCCACGTGCACTTCCACGCCGAGGAGGTCGACGCCGAGGGCACGGTGGTCCACGCCCACGAGTCCGGCGGCCCGCTCTCCGGCGGCCAGAACGAGCGCCTGGCCACGTTCTGCCTGGCCGCGGCCCTGCGCTACCAGCTGGCAGGCACCGGTGCCGAGGTGCCTCGCTACGCCCCGATCATCATCGACGAGGCCTTCTCCAAGGGCGCCGGCAAGTTCATCACCGCCGCCATGGAGTCCTTCCGCCACTTCGGGTTCCAGGTGATCCTGGCCAACCCCGGCAAGAACCCGCAGGCCCTGGCCCCGTTCATCGGGGGAGTCGGCGTGGTCTCCATCCGGCAGGACCGGTACTCCTCGGTCGCCCCGGTGCAGTTCGTCCCGACCGAGGAATGA